The genomic region CCTTATAAAAAATATAAGCACTTTCAAGCATTTTTATATAATTATCTATAGTCTCACTACTAGTTTTCCTTCCAGCACTTGTAAGATAATCACTGATTTTTTTTATTGATAGGGGATTTCCTATATTATCTGCTAAAAATTTTATTAAATTTTCAAGCAAAGATACATCCCTCACATCATTTCTTTGTACAACATCCTTTACAATTACTGTATTTAATATTCCACTTAAATAAGAATCTATTATATCCTCATTATTTTTAACTAAAGATATACCTGGAAAACCACCTATTTTTAAATATTCATCAAAATATTTTTCTTTGTCTTTATTTTCATCATAATTATTAAATTCTACAAATTCTTTAAAACTTAAGGGTAACATTTTTAATTCTACATATCTACCTGACAATAAAGTTGACAGTTCAGATGATAATAAATATGCATTGGAACCAGTTATATAAATATCTATATTTCCCTGCAATCTAAGGGAATTAATAACTTTTTCCCATTTTTCTATATTTTGTACTTCATCTAACAACAAATAATAATTATTTTTATTTGTTATTAAATTTTCAATATATGAGTTTAATTTTTTATAATCATCAATTTCATCATATTTCATATCTTCAAAATTAATATGTATTATATTATCTTTAGATATCCCCTCTTCTAACAATTCCATTTGAAATAACTTCATCAATGATGATTTACCACAACGTCTTATTCCAGTTATAACTTTTATAATTTCTCTTTGATCTTTAAAAGCTAGTAATTTATTTAGATAATTTTCACGTTTATACATAATATCACCTCTTTTAAAGTATACCTTAATAACTTTGATTTATCAATAAGTTTTTCAGGTATAACTTAAAAACTTTATTTTTTCTACAAGTTTTTCAGGTATAACTTAAAGGCTGCTAGAATTACTAGCAGCCTTTTATGTAAACTAATTATTATACTCCTAAGAATCTAGATAAGGATATTAATATACATCCTACAATTAACATTATTGGATATACTTTTAATGAAAATTTCAAATAAATATCATAAGGAACTTTGTACAGTTCCAATGTTCCCATTACTGTGGCACTTGGATATATAGCTGAAGTAAAATTAAGTCCTAAAACAAAAGCTGATATTAACATTGCTTGACCACCTGTAGCTCCTATTGCTGAAGTTCCAAATAAAGCCATGGCAACTGCTCCAAGTATTGGCATAGTTATTCCTGCAACTCCACTTGTAGATTGCAAGAAGAAACCTATTCCCACATAGGCTAAAACTGTTGCCACTGCAAATGCCCAAGCTGGAATTCCTTGAAGAGCAGCTTGAATCCAGTAAACAAATGTTACTGAAATTCCTGAAGTTTTACTACCCATTAAAACTGAAATACCATTTGCAACAGCTAAAACTAAAACTACACCTAATAAATCTCTTGCTCCTGCTAAAAATTCCTTTGCAAATTTATCTTCTGGAATTTTATTTATTAACCCTATTAATAAAGAACCCATAAAAAATACAAAAGAAAACTCATTAAAATACCAATCTCCAAGGGGAGTTATATGTTTAGCACCTATTAAGGATCCTAAAATTGGAATTGATCCTATAAAATTTATTGGTGCATTAATTATATCTTGAAGAGTTCCTCCACTTGAAAATTTAATTTCATACCATGGCATATAACCTAATATTAACAATACTATAATAAATATTAACACCATTATAGACCAGAATCTTTTCTTAGTTAAATCTGGTAATTTTTCTTGATTTTTTGTTCTTGTATTAACATCTACACCATAGACAATTGAATTTTTTTTATCTTTTTTTACTTTATTTGCATATTTCAAAGTAAAAACTAATCCAATAAAATACAGAACAAAGAATATAACTATCCTTAACTGTATTCCACTTCCTAAGGATAAATCTGGATTTCCTATAGCTCCCATTGCTGCCCCTGTTGAAAATGGATTCACTATACTTGCCATATTTCCAGCTGTTGCCCCTACAAATATAACTGCTAACCCTGTTATAACATCATAACCTGCTAAAACAAATAAAGGAACTATAACTATTGAAAAAGCTGGTATTTCTTCCCAAAGACCAAACACAGTTCCAAAAACAGCAAACACAAACATCAAAATACTTATTAGAGCATTTCCTGTATATTTGTTTAATAAAGCTCCTATTCCTGCATCCATAGCTCCCACTGAGTTAATTAATCCTAAAAATGCACCTGCCATAAGAATTGCCATTCCAACAGAACTTGATTTCTGAAAACCTTTAACTGGAGCCATTATAATATCCCATAATCCAGCTGGTTGAGGACCTACATTTTTAATTACTTCACCACTTGAACTAAATATTGCATCAAAAACTACTTTTTTAACTCCATTCTCAGTAACTACAACTGATTGTGGAACTATCCAAGTTAAAACTGCTGTTATTAATAAAAATATAAAAACTATAGTATAGGCTGTATACATTTTTCTACTTTTCATAATTTTCCTCCCTAAAATTATTTATTAAATTTTTCAAAGGCTCTCATATAAATTTTCATTGCAGTTTTCATTTCTTCTAAAATTATATATTCATTAGGTTGATGTTCTGTCTTTGGTCCAGTTGGCAAAATAGATCCAAAGGCAACACAATTATCCATAGCTCTTGCATATGTTGCTCCTCCACTTGAAATTGGTTGTGATTTATCATCCCCTGTTATTTCTTCATATGCTCCCATCAAAGTTTTTACCAACTGAGAATCTAGTGGTGTATATATAGACTTTAAAAAATCATGTTGTTCATAGACAAAACCATATTCCTTAGCTTTTTCTTTTAATTTCTCAACTACTTTGTCTTTATCATAGGTAACTGGTATTCTTATATCTATGGATAAAATCTCTTCATTTTTATTTAACTCTACTTTTCCAATATTAAATTTTAATTTTCCAGAGTGTTCATCACTTACTTCTCCAAAAATTGATTGTGCATATTTATAATCAATTATATTTTCAGTTATAAATCTACCTGATTTAGTTTCTTTTCCACTAAGAGTTAATGCATGAAGATATCTATTTACTGCATTTATTCCCTCTTCAGCTATTTGAGCATGTACACTTTTACCAATAATTTCAATTTTATTTTTGTTTTCTTTAAATTCATACTTTAATTCTTTTAATACTTTTTCTAATTTTTCATTTTTATCACCTATAAATTTTGAAGGAACACAATTAAAGGCGTCTCCCCCTTTAAAAATTAATCCACTTTCATTTTTAGCAATTAACTTGCATTGCAAAAGTCCTTTTTCAGAATAAATTAAAGGAAACTTAGAATCTGGAGTAAACCCCAGTGTTGGAATCTCTTCCTTTTCTATATATTTAGGCATATCCCTCCATAAATTTTCTTCATCAGTTCCAAATATAAATCTAACTCTATAATTTAATTTAAAACCTGAATCTAAAAGACTTTTTAAGGCATAAATAGCTGCTAAAGTAGGCCCTTTATCATCTTGGGAACCACGAGCATAATATTTCCCATCTTTTATAGTAGGTTTAAAAGGATCTGAATTCCATTCATCTAAATTTCCTGGTGGAACCACATCTAAATGTCCTAAAACTCCTACTAATTTTTCTCCCTCTCCTATTTCAGAGTATCCATAATAGCCATCTGGATCTAAATATGTATTCATTCCTAATTTTTTACATACTTCTAAAGTTTTTTCCAAAGCTAATTGAATGTTTTTTCCAAATGGATAACTGCTATTATCTTCTTCATAAACACTTGGAATTTTAATAATCTCATCTAAATCTTTTAAATAATTAATAAAATTTTTCTCCAATACATCCCTTTGACATTTTGTTAATTCTTTTTTCATATGCTCCCTCCGTATTTTTTTTAAATATTTTTGATGAATAAATACTATATTTTAATTATACTTTCACTTTTTTAATAAGTCAATTTTATATATGAGTATAACTATAAATACACCAGGATACATTAAATTTAAATAAAAAAATCTAGCTTATAAATTATATTGCTTTATTTTTCTATATAAGGTTGCAATACCAATTCCTAAAATATTTGCAATTTCTTTTTTATTTTCAGATGAGTTTCCATATTTTCCTAATAAATTTAAAATAGCATCTTTTTCAATATCAGCAAGAGTTTTAGCATAATTTTTTTCTAAAGAATTAATTAATTTAGGTGGTAAATCTTTAGTTGTAACATTATAGTTAAATGAATCTGACATGGCCAAAGAGTATTCTACAACATTTTTTAATTCTCTAATATTTCCAGGCCAATTATATTTTAAAAATACATCCATAACTTCTTTTGAAATATTTTTTTCAGGAATACTAGAAGATTGACAGTATTTCTTCATAAAAAAAATAGTTAAATCTTTAATATCTTTAGGTCTTTCCTTTAATGATGGTATATCTATAGGAAAAACATTTAAACGATAATATAAATCTTCCCTAAATTTATTATTTTCAACTAATTTTTCTAAATTTTTATTTGTTGCAGCAATAATCCTAACATCAATCTTCTTTTGATAATTAGATCCAATTGGTGATATAATTTTTTCTTGCAAAACTCTAAGCAATTTAACTTGTAAATTTAAAGGCATATCTCCAATTTCATCTAAAAATATAGTTCCGTTATTTGCTTGTTCAAAAAAACCAATTTTACCATTTGGATTAGCTCCAGTAAAAGCACCTTTCACATAACCAAAGAACTCGCTTTCTATTAATGATTCTGGAATAGCCCCACAGTTAACTGCAATAAATTTTTCATTTGATCTATTACTAGTAGAATGAATAAGTTTTGCTATAATTTCTTTACCTGATCCACTTTCTCCTGTTAACAATGTTGTTGTATTTGTCTTAGAAATTTTATATACTTTAGAATAAACCTCTTCCATTTTGCTAGAAGAAAAAGTAAAATTATCATTTAAATTATTTTTAAAATTATTTTTAAAATTATTTATATAACTCATAAATTTATTAGACTCTTTAAAAATATACAAGGTTTTTGATTCTTCATAATTTGTTGGAAATGAAATAATATCACCAACAACATTATTTATATTATCCTTAGTTATTAAATCAAATTCTTTTTTATCAAATAATGTCTTTATATTATTCGCTTTTAATGGATGATTTATATCTTCAGGATTAAATAATAATTTTCCAGACTTATTAATCAATTCAATTTTATTATTATTATCAGTTAGAATAATAGAATCTGGAATTCTATCAATAATATTAGATAAAATTATGTTGTTATGTTCTATTTCTTTTCTTTTATTTGCTTCATAAATTTTAGAAGAAATAAAAGAAGCCATTTGTATTAAAAATTTTATATATAAATCTTTTTTTTCCATAAAATCATTTTTTTGTTTTTCTTTAAAACATATTAAACCAATAACTCCAATTGGGTTATCTTTATACATTATAGGAGTTGAAATTTCAAGTTTCTCAGAACAATTATCTTTTGAAGGACAGGTTTTACAAATTGGATCTTTTCTTGGAGAAGTAATGATTTTAGTTTCTCCTGTTTTTAAAACCATTTTATATACATGAGCTTCTGAACTCATATTTAAGCCTACTTTATTCTTTAGAATTCCAGTTGCAGCTATTCTAACTAAATCTTTACTCATTATTTCAATATCAATATTTATAACTTGTGATATTGTTTCTGCATATTTTTTAATATCATTTATTGCATTACTTAATAATTCCATAATCCCCCCCTTCTATTTTTAATATGAACTATATTATACATTAAATTATCAAAATGATAAAGAAAATTTCAAATTAATTGTTTTAAAATTCATTGAAATGCAATAAAATAGTATACTTTAGTTTTTATTATCAAAATGATAGTTAATTATCATTTTGATAATTTTTTTATTTATATATTGTTCTTTAAAGATATTTAAGGTTCTCAAAAGATACAAAAGATATCTTAATTTAATATGGCATAACTTTTGCTTTGTATTATAGTGTAACATAAAATTAAGGAGGTTTTAATAATTATGGAATTATTGAAATGGATAAAAAATGAAAAAAGTAGAAACAAAAATTATGAAAAGATACCTTTATTTGGTTTTCAAGATGAAGATATAAATGAAGTATATAATTTTCATAAAACATTACCAAATTACAAAGCAACTCCTCTGGTAAATTTAAAGGATTTATCTAAGCATTATGGTATTAAAAATATTTGGATAAAGGATGAATCAAAAAGATTTGGACTTAATGCATTTAAAGTTTTAGGTGGATCTTATGCAATGGTAAAATTTTTAAGCAAAAGATTAAACAAACCTATGAAAGAACTTCCATTTAATGTATTAATATCAGATGAAGTGAAGAAAGAATTAGGAGATATTACTTTTGTAACTGCAACTGATGGAAATCACGGTAGAGGAGTAGCTTGGATGGCAAATAAATTAAGACAAAAATCAATTGTTTATATGCCTAAGGGTTCTGCAATTATGAGACTTGAAAACATTAGAAAAGAAGGAGCCAAAGCCACAATAACTGATTTAAATTATGATGATGCAGTTAGACTTGCAAATGATAAAGCTATTTCAATAGGTGGAGTAATGGTTCAAGATACAGCTTGGGATGGATATGAAGAAATTCCTTTATGGATAATGCAAGGTTATACAACTATTATAAATGAAATAAAAGAGCAATTGAATGGCGATAAACCAACTCATGTATTTTTACAAGCTGGTGTAGGTTCTTTTGCAGGGGCTATTCAAGGATACTTATCTCATTTGTACAAAGAAGAAAGACCAATTACAGTAATATGTGAACCACATGGAGCAAATTGTATTTATAAATCAATGGAAGTAAATGATGGTAATCCTCATAATGTAACTGGAGATTTAAAAACAATAATGGCAGGACTTGCTTGCGGAGAACCTAATACAATAAGTTGGAAAATATTAAGAGATAATTCAGATTTTTCAGTTTCTTGTGAAGATAGTATTTCAGCTAGAGGAATGAGAGTATTATCTAGTCCACTAGGTGAAGATGAAAGAGTTATTTCAGGAGAATCTGGATCAGTAGGACTTGGACTAGTTACAGAATTATTAGATAACAAAGAAAAATATAAAGAATTTTTAAATGAATTAAAGCTTAATGAAAATTCAAAAGTTTTATGTATAAGTACAGAAGGGGATACAGATTTACAAGGTTATAAAAATATTGTGTGGGATGGAATGTATTCTAATAAGTAAAAATATATGGAGGTAATTATGTTAACTGAAGAAAGAAAAGAAAAATTAGTAGAAGTATTACAAAATGCTATCCAAAGAAAAAGTTACTCTGGAGAAGAAAAGGAAGTAGCTGAATATTTAAAAAAAATATTTATTGAAGTTGGCTATGATAAAGTAGAGACAGATAAATATGGAAATATAATTGGAACAATAAAAGGAAATTATGAAGGTCCTAAAATTTTATTAGATGGACATATGGATACAGTTCCAGTTAATGAAGAAAAATGGAATAAAAAACCATTTGCTGGGGAAATAATAGATGGAAAGCTTTATGGAAGAGGAACATCTGATATGAAAGGATCTTTATGTGCTATGTTACTTGCAGGAGCTTATTTAGCAAAAGATTTAAATAAAGAGTTCGCTGGAGAAATAAATGTTGCAGGTGTAGTTCATGAAGAATGTTTTGAAGGAGTGGCAGCAAGGGAAATAAGTAGTCATATAAAACCTGATTATGTAGTTATAGGAGAAGCTTCTCAATTAAATCTTAAAATTGGACAAAGGGGTAGAGGAGAAATAGTTGTAGAAACTTTTGGGAAACCAGCTCACTCAGCTAATCCAGATAAAGGAATAAACGCAGTTTATAAGATGATGAAAATTGTAGAAAAAATAAAAGAACTTCCAATGACTCATCATGAAGTTTT from Fusobacterium sp. IOR10 harbors:
- a CDS encoding Sapep family Mn(2+)-dependent dipeptidase; amino-acid sequence: MKKELTKCQRDVLEKNFINYLKDLDEIIKIPSVYEEDNSSYPFGKNIQLALEKTLEVCKKLGMNTYLDPDGYYGYSEIGEGEKLVGVLGHLDVVPPGNLDEWNSDPFKPTIKDGKYYARGSQDDKGPTLAAIYALKSLLDSGFKLNYRVRFIFGTDEENLWRDMPKYIEKEEIPTLGFTPDSKFPLIYSEKGLLQCKLIAKNESGLIFKGGDAFNCVPSKFIGDKNEKLEKVLKELKYEFKENKNKIEIIGKSVHAQIAEEGINAVNRYLHALTLSGKETKSGRFITENIIDYKYAQSIFGEVSDEHSGKLKFNIGKVELNKNEEILSIDIRIPVTYDKDKVVEKLKEKAKEYGFVYEQHDFLKSIYTPLDSQLVKTLMGAYEEITGDDKSQPISSGGATYARAMDNCVAFGSILPTGPKTEHQPNEYIILEEMKTAMKIYMRAFEKFNK
- a CDS encoding YfcC family protein, encoding MKSRKMYTAYTIVFIFLLITAVLTWIVPQSVVVTENGVKKVVFDAIFSSSGEVIKNVGPQPAGLWDIIMAPVKGFQKSSSVGMAILMAGAFLGLINSVGAMDAGIGALLNKYTGNALISILMFVFAVFGTVFGLWEEIPAFSIVIVPLFVLAGYDVITGLAVIFVGATAGNMASIVNPFSTGAAMGAIGNPDLSLGSGIQLRIVIFFVLYFIGLVFTLKYANKVKKDKKNSIVYGVDVNTRTKNQEKLPDLTKKRFWSIMVLIFIIVLLILGYMPWYEIKFSSGGTLQDIINAPINFIGSIPILGSLIGAKHITPLGDWYFNEFSFVFFMGSLLIGLINKIPEDKFAKEFLAGARDLLGVVLVLAVANGISVLMGSKTSGISVTFVYWIQAALQGIPAWAFAVATVLAYVGIGFFLQSTSGVAGITMPILGAVAMALFGTSAIGATGGQAMLISAFVLGLNFTSAIYPSATVMGTLELYKVPYDIYLKFSLKVYPIMLIVGCILISLSRFLGV
- a CDS encoding ATP-binding protein, whose translation is MYKRENYLNKLLAFKDQREIIKVITGIRRCGKSSLMKLFQMELLEEGISKDNIIHINFEDMKYDEIDDYKKLNSYIENLITNKNNYYLLLDEVQNIEKWEKVINSLRLQGNIDIYITGSNAYLLSSELSTLLSGRYVELKMLPLSFKEFVEFNNYDENKDKEKYFDEYLKIGGFPGISLVKNNEDIIDSYLSGILNTVIVKDVVQRNDVRDVSLLENLIKFLADNIGNPLSIKKISDYLTSAGRKTSSETIDNYIKMLESAYIFYKAKRYDIKGKLYLKTLEKFYLVDAGLRQILLKKGYYDYGHIIENIVYFELLNRGYEVSIGKIGSLEVDFIAEKSNEKIYYQVSTTLKEKKTFQREISPFESIKDHHKKVILTMDNVIDNNYKGIIIQNILEFLLLRR
- a CDS encoding YgeY family selenium metabolism-linked hydrolase, whose amino-acid sequence is MLTEERKEKLVEVLQNAIQRKSYSGEEKEVAEYLKKIFIEVGYDKVETDKYGNIIGTIKGNYEGPKILLDGHMDTVPVNEEKWNKKPFAGEIIDGKLYGRGTSDMKGSLCAMLLAGAYLAKDLNKEFAGEINVAGVVHEECFEGVAAREISSHIKPDYVVIGEASQLNLKIGQRGRGEIVVETFGKPAHSANPDKGINAVYKMMKIVEKIKELPMTHHEVLGDGILELTDIKSSPYPGASVVPDYCRATYDRRLLVGETLESVLAPIQALIDEIEKEDETFKAKVSYAKGLEKCYTGHSIEGERFFPGWIYNDTDEYVQKAFNALKEIGQTPTITHYNFCTNGSHYAGEAGIKTIGYGPSKENLAHTIDEYIELDQLFKVTEGYYAILKAYLKK
- a CDS encoding sigma-54-dependent Fis family transcriptional regulator: MELLSNAINDIKKYAETISQVINIDIEIMSKDLVRIAATGILKNKVGLNMSSEAHVYKMVLKTGETKIITSPRKDPICKTCPSKDNCSEKLEISTPIMYKDNPIGVIGLICFKEKQKNDFMEKKDLYIKFLIQMASFISSKIYEANKRKEIEHNNIILSNIIDRIPDSIILTDNNNKIELINKSGKLLFNPEDINHPLKANNIKTLFDKKEFDLITKDNINNVVGDIISFPTNYEESKTLYIFKESNKFMSYINNFKNNFKNNLNDNFTFSSSKMEEVYSKVYKISKTNTTTLLTGESGSGKEIIAKLIHSTSNRSNEKFIAVNCGAIPESLIESEFFGYVKGAFTGANPNGKIGFFEQANNGTIFLDEIGDMPLNLQVKLLRVLQEKIISPIGSNYQKKIDVRIIAATNKNLEKLVENNKFREDLYYRLNVFPIDIPSLKERPKDIKDLTIFFMKKYCQSSSIPEKNISKEVMDVFLKYNWPGNIRELKNVVEYSLAMSDSFNYNVTTKDLPPKLINSLEKNYAKTLADIEKDAILNLLGKYGNSSENKKEIANILGIGIATLYRKIKQYNL
- the dpaL gene encoding diaminopropionate ammonia-lyase: MELLKWIKNEKSRNKNYEKIPLFGFQDEDINEVYNFHKTLPNYKATPLVNLKDLSKHYGIKNIWIKDESKRFGLNAFKVLGGSYAMVKFLSKRLNKPMKELPFNVLISDEVKKELGDITFVTATDGNHGRGVAWMANKLRQKSIVYMPKGSAIMRLENIRKEGAKATITDLNYDDAVRLANDKAISIGGVMVQDTAWDGYEEIPLWIMQGYTTIINEIKEQLNGDKPTHVFLQAGVGSFAGAIQGYLSHLYKEERPITVICEPHGANCIYKSMEVNDGNPHNVTGDLKTIMAGLACGEPNTISWKILRDNSDFSVSCEDSISARGMRVLSSPLGEDERVISGESGSVGLGLVTELLDNKEKYKEFLNELKLNENSKVLCISTEGDTDLQGYKNIVWDGMYSNK